The Meriones unguiculatus strain TT.TT164.6M chromosome 1, Bangor_MerUng_6.1, whole genome shotgun sequence genome has a segment encoding these proteins:
- the Gba1 gene encoding lysosomal acid glucosylceramidase produces MTARLIGFFLLQAASWAHGAQPCIPKSFGYSSVVCVCNATYCDSLDPLTLPALGTFSRYESTRSGRRMELSVGSIQANRTGTGLLLTLQPEEKFQKVKGFGGAMTDATALNILALSPPTQKLLLKSYFSSEGIEYNIIRVPMASCDFSIRVYTYADTPNDFQLSNFSLPEEDTKLKIPLIHQALKMSPRPISLFASPWTSPTWLKTNGKVNGKGSLKGQPGDIYHWTWANYFVKFLDAYAKYKIKFWAVTVENEPSAGLITGYPFQCLGFTAEHQRDFIARDLGPALANSSHDVQLLMLDDQRLLLPRWAQVVLSDPEAAKYVNGIAVHWYLDFLAPAKATLGETHRLFPNTMLFASEACVGSKFWEQSVRLGSWDRGMQYSHSIITNLLYHVAGWTDWNLALNPEGGPNWVRNFVDSPIIVDIPKDTFYKQPMFYHLGHFSKFIPEGSQRVGLVASKKNDLETVALIRPDGSAVVVVLNRSSKDVPLTISDPDLGFLETISPGYSIHTYLWRRQ; encoded by the exons ATGACTGCCAGGCTCATAGGATTCTTTCTACTTCAGGCAGCTTCCTGGGCACATG GTGCTCAACCCTGCATCCCTAAAAGTTTTGGCTACAGCTCAGTGGTCTGTGTTTGCAATGCAACGTACTGTGACTCTCTTGACCCACTGACCCTACCTGCTTTGGGTACCTTCAGCCGCTATGAGAGTACTCGAAGTGGACGACGGATGGAACTGAGTGTTGGGTCCATTCAGGCCAATCGCACTGGCACAG GGCTCCTGCTAACCTTGCAGCCAGAAGAGAAGTTCCAGAAGGTGAAGGGATTTGGAGGCGCAATGACAGATGCCACTGCTCTCAACATTCTCGCGCTTTCACCCCCTAcccagaagctgctgctgaaatcaTACTTCTCCAGTGAAG GAATTGAATATAACATCATCCGGGTACCGATGGCCAGTTGTGACTTCTCCATTCGTGTCTACACCTATGCCGACACCCCTAATGACTTCCAATTATCCAACTTCAGCCTCCCAGAAGAAGACACCAAGCTCAAG ATACCCCTGATTCACCAAGCCCTGAAAATGTCCCCACGCCCCATTTCACTTTTTGCCAGTCCCTGGACATCACCGACTTGGCTCAAGACCAATGGAAAAGTGAATGGGAAAGGATCTCTCAAGGGTCAGCCAGGGGATATCTATCACTGGACCTGGGCCAATTACTTTGTCAA GTTTCTGGATGCTTATGCTAAGTACAAGATAAAATTCTGGGCAGTGACAGTGGAGAATGAACCTTCTGCAGGGCTCATTACTGGGTATCCCTTCCAATGCCTGGGCTTCACTGCTGAACACCAGAGAGACTTTATTGCCCGTGACCTAGGGCCAGCCCTTGCCAACAGTTCTCATGATGTCCAGCTACTCATGCTAGATGATCAGCGTTTGCTATTGCCCCGCTGGGCGCAAGTG GTACTATCAGACCCAGAGGCAGCTAAGTATGTTAATGGCATTGCTGTACACTGGTACTTGGATTTTCTGGCTCCAGCCAAAGCCACTTTAGGGGAAACACACCGCCTGTTCCCCAACACAATGCTCTTTGCTTCAGAGGCCTGTGTGGGCTCCAAGTTCTGGGAACAGAGTGTTCGGCTGGGCTCCTGGGATCGAGGGATGCAGTACAGTCACAGCATCATTACG AATCTCCTTTACCACGTAGCTGGATGGACTGACTGGAACCTTGCCCTGAATCCTGAAGGAGGGCCCAACTGGGTCCGGAACTTTGTTGATAGCCCCATTATTGTAGACATCCCCAAAGATACATTTTACAAACAGCCTATGTTCTACCATCTTGGCCACTTCAG CAAGTTCATTCCTGAAGGATCCcagagagtgggattggtagcCAGTAAGAAGAATGACTTGGAAACAGTGGCACTGATACGCCCTGATGGCTCTGCAGTTGTGGTCGTGTTAAACCG ctcctctaaGGATGTCCCTCTAACCATCAGTGACCCTGACCTGGGCTTCTTGGAGACCATCTCACCTGGCTACTCCATTCACACTTACCTGTGGCGTCGACAGTGA